GGTGATGTTGTACATCGCCATTGCATACAACTGATATAGTTGTTGTTGTGCTTGACGATTACCTTTCTGGCAGCGTTCTACGATGTCTTTGTGAATGTTTTGGTATTGAAGTCGCAAACCGAATGGAGTTAGGGTTAATTTTAGAACCAGCCAAGTTTGAAGGTAATGTTTCCACTCACGCCGCTCATATCTGCATCTGTAGTGTTGGTGAATTCTGTATCTCCGATATACCGATACCCCAATCCAAAACCAATTCGTGCAATTTTCCAAATATTGACCTCCAAATTCACACTCGGTTCAACCACCCAAAATACATCCGACTCCACTACATCGTGGTCATAGTCAAAACCTCGCTCATAAAAACGCTCATCCGTCACACCAACCCATCCGCCACCGAGTATAATCGGAAAAGACAAATGCACCAGTTTATTGGAGTGAACTACGGGTTCAACCAACAAACCACCATAACCCATTTCATAAAAATATTCTCTCCCTGCAATGTCTATATAATTGGAATTCACATCTGTCACCAAACCATATCCAGCCAATCCTATGTTGAGCGAATGATTCAACACCACTGCCAATTGTCCACCTGTCAACAAAGCCGTCTGACCATTCACATCTGCTATTTTGCTGCTCAATGCACCAAAACCACCAAAGGCCGTTCCTCGTTTGAGGAGTGTTTCCATTTCGGGTTGAGTTTCTGTTTTTGATGTCATCACATCAGGCGTTTCCTCCATTGAGTCTTGCGCCAATACATTGTAGGTCGTACTACTTAGCAATACTGCTAACAATAAAAGATTTATGATTGATTTCATTTTAGGTTGTTTTTAAAATAGAGGGGAAAATTTAGATTTATATATTTTTTAGACTTTGGACGAAAGAGCAAAGATGCAAAAAATAAGAAGCAAGGATTTAATTGATTGATAACCAATTATTTGCACTCAATCACATCAAGGCTTTGAAACTTTGAATATCAATGTTTTATATATAAAATATTACTTCCTGCTTCTTTCGTCCAACGTTTAGCGTCCGCCGTTAGTCGTTCAATGTTTATCCACATTACCCGAACCCCTTATGTTTTTATTCACATTTGAAGGATTTCCTTTGTAGGCAACATTTCCACTACCATTGATTCTTACGTCCAAAGATTCACTTACATACACATTACAATCTCCAGAACCCGCAATTTGAATTTCACAATCTTTCGTTTTCAAATCAAAAGCATCAAATTCACCGCTTCCTGCTATTGAAACATCCAGATTTTTAGTGCTTCCTGCAATATCCATATCACCCGAGCCTGCAATTTTTGCTTCAATGCTGTGAGCATCCACTTCAATATCCAAGTCACCCGAGCCTGCAATAGATACCTTGAAAATCGTTGAAGTCAGGCCACTTCCTTCCACATCTCCCGAACCACTTAGGTACAGACCTTTCAAGCTTTTCGCCGAAACATATACTTTCACGTCATTCATATTGTCTTTCCAACTCCAGTTGTTTTTACCTTTTGGCGTTTTGATATGAACGACCAATTCTCCATTTTCGACTTCTGTGATAATATTGCCCATTTTGTCAGAAGGAGCTTCTACCCGCACTTGATAATCGCTACTTTGGGTAATCATCACATCTATGCTCCCTTTCACATGTAATACATCAAACTGCCCCACATTGCGGTTTTCTACATCGGCAAAAATGCTGGTGGTCAGCAAAAAACAAAAAACCAATGATAAGGTCTGAAAATAAAAAGATGTTTGTGATTTCATTGCATCAATAATTTTGGTTGTTAATGTTAAAAATTCGTCAAAACGCATTGCCGAACTTTCAATTGTAATGACAGAAGGTAGTCGAAAGGTTGCATTGGGTTTTTCAAAAAATAAAAAACAGCCATTGAAGTTAGAGCTTCAATGGCTGTTTTGGGGTCAAATATGTATTACATCACCCCTAAGCCGCATGAAAAATAGCATCCCAAATCTGCTTCAAGGTAATGCCCGTCAATTCAGCAAGTGCCGCCAACAGTGCAATAATGCCCGCAAGTTGCCACCAAATCTGTTCCTTCCAAGTTTTTGCAGGCAATTGTTGCCCCATATCTCCTGCCTCGCCCATAATGGCCATTTGATGCGCCCGTTCCACCAAATCAGTCGGAACGTGAGCAATTTCCATATCCGTATTTTTGATTTCTGCCCGTCTTTGAAGGCGGTTTTCTTGGCGCACACCTTCGGCTTCAATACCGTTGAGGAGTTTCTTCACACTCACTTTCGTCCGCAGTTCTCGCACCGCTACAAACTCCTCTCCTATTTCCTCCAAAAACAACAAATCTTCGTAGTCTATGACCACTTCACCACTTTCATCTACAGGAATTTTTTGGGATACATTCAGTTGACTCAAGCGTTCGTGAATGATGTCAAACTGTGAGCGAATGAAAGCCAAAACATCCCGTTTGTTGCTCTTGCCCATGATTTCGATGTA
This genomic interval from Chitinophagales bacterium contains the following:
- a CDS encoding head GIN domain-containing protein, translated to MKSQTSFYFQTLSLVFCFLLTTSIFADVENRNVGQFDVLHVKGSIDVMITQSSDYQVRVEAPSDKMGNIITEVENGELVVHIKTPKGKNNWSWKDNMNDVKVYVSAKSLKGLYLSGSGDVEGSGLTSTIFKVSIAGSGDLDIEVDAHSIEAKIAGSGDMDIAGSTKNLDVSIAGSGEFDAFDLKTKDCEIQIAGSGDCNVYVSESLDVRINGSGNVAYKGNPSNVNKNIRGSGNVDKH